The Paenibacillus sophorae genome has a segment encoding these proteins:
- a CDS encoding polymorphic toxin-type HINT domain-containing protein: MRYVLSVIIVLTGLPLLPYQELPKAYADTSLQIDQHTISSIYGGQAAVKFRFDNPDPTDPTQASHDTVIKLEKSGSTVATLNSSSYPTETDNTFVWNGQISGKPAPEGSYTIRVTPTLFPNNGNSGQVEVVNPNPPAPKGLQVVSNPASEKHIIRGIAEIGTKVELKMKRIRRVGNNTTVDDGLVETLVSGITVKPRTSPWAMDISADKTYFGEGVFPERTDNPASKYIGEWEIEVKLPAYEIAEIQAFAVRDFDNKRSAGSEMLRVLRYPAPSWGINWAVVASYYYNVIEKNDIVGKIGGIASFNGFPVEDCNDQVCYGPIDEGVNLLIMKPQQAGEIGRKDDERIKDEFANRNGYPISDAFDPVNLATGDFVFRQTNISAQAVMPLDLELTYHSRDRYDGDFGVGWHHSYERKLEFRENGVLYVVSPEGASHRFDPLGDGHYEGPDGLYDTLVRNSDGTYTQQTPDRLTYTYRKDGKLYRIDDSNGNRIQLSYHGSLLTEIATEGAKLTLTYGSGGKIVRVTDHTGRHADYEYDAINHDLTAMILPDGAKIAYTYDEKHRMTGIKNPNETSELLNEYDDQDRVVRQRDFAGVWGDIQYIPDSNKTVTTDALGRKTVHEYDERYRKTAVTYDDGTTERFQYDKNDNMTRMTDRNGSEYDYQYDGNGNLIRAQDPEGYQTEIRYNAFNLPEEIVDPLGRKTVMTYDGKGNLTAITDALGGVSKIIVNDKGVPESIINAKGETTSIQNDPQGFASLITDPLGNRQELVRDPLHRVNEIVDALGHRTKLQYDPRDRVTARIDALGHTERYEYDKDSNLIGYTDAAGSRTAYVYDSYARLSSETDALGNTTHYSYDKVGNMTEQTDAAGSKTVYEYDSSNRIASMTDPEGNVSTYEYDGTGNVIVVNQPNDSTIRIEYDKRNLPVKMTDAAGGVTTFSYDAAGQLTQEIDPLGHAVQYVYDALGRLTEEKDALDQVTSYGYDEAGQLVRTVKPNGAEWKLDYDARGMLVKVTDPLGQTSTMNRDALGQVTGLTDEAGKVTSYEYDALGRVTSLVDPLGHVTELTYDARGQLTGLKDAKGQSTRYGYDALGRLLEVTNALGHTTAYKYDALGNITSKTDALGRATTYGYNRRSELIREAGPLGRITELAYDSMGNMTGITSPDGKLTSYAYDRLSRLTGIAYPDGKQVGYEYDAAGRRTRMTDELGTTTYAYDALNRLTQVTDSNQRTIKYDWTATGQRSRIEYPDGTSVSYQYDLLDRMTGVTDAEGRTTTYDYDARGLLVSKKLPTLGESTYTYDDAGQLLQLTHSNQFQKVMEQLTYSYDPVGNRIRSDRKSDGNDEEDSDETDSEERIVTDYAYDALNQLVEVQTKNPQSADLPAITHYEYDAVGNRMQKTSQWGELAQTESYTYDQADRLTELATDDEINNYQYDPRGNLLEVLQKSLQLSEVEGDDEHPSVTDDVYEAPSDTAAKETDTDPLLAAKDAESWSEPEAIEQYVWNGANRLIQQTNAKGDITRYAYDGDGNRMKMTIDYAHGGTGNGNGNGNGKGNGNGNGNGKGNNGNGNGNGNGNNGNGNGNGNNGNGNGNGNGNGNGNGNGWDNCKVVPPGFIPPGLAKKCGQTDEEYPDLHPGGPRDGWEKQYKKEHWELNFTNDVSLALPEPLQVTEADSSKWKESYVYGAGGERLSMTYLPAYDDNNGWEPTPGAGGAEPGVQPKTLWYMQDALGSTLGLVEKDGRVSSRYHYDEFGVPQDAKKFDLNWPGPDNLFGYTGLGYDFASSNTYARARYYEPEIGRFVSEDTYRGDIWNPKSLNLYTYVSNNPLRYVDPSGHTPGLPGMPDFSWATDWLYKDRTDETKEMAEYVLVGGYKIAKFLVIDDINTILDPDASTFDKVLAGASFVPVGKAIKGGKLVIKLATKEGVTIERAVEKTSKNIKYWKAAKLGCNCFVAGTKVKTDKGEKNIEDIKVGDMVLSKDETTGEVAYKEVTATFNHETDEIYKIHVGGQTIEATFNHPFYVKDKGWTFVKDLKPGDLLVQSDEHTLKVDSIELERKHVTVYNMTVDDFHTYFVSDLGIWVHNTGSCSVITAGKNFKDHFIRHKQILENALGTKYPKYKTDSARFLEDIGKIIDDGTVKLVGRGTLKKGGEVLNIYRGNGMTVVINPNGEFVTLLETGKGMDLSIQFIP; the protein is encoded by the coding sequence ATGAGATATGTTCTGTCCGTTATTATAGTACTGACTGGATTGCCTCTGCTGCCCTATCAGGAATTGCCGAAAGCCTACGCGGACACCTCGCTGCAGATTGACCAGCATACCATAAGTTCAATCTATGGCGGACAGGCAGCGGTAAAGTTCCGTTTTGATAATCCTGACCCGACGGATCCAACGCAGGCATCCCATGATACGGTCATCAAACTTGAGAAAAGCGGTTCTACGGTAGCTACACTAAATTCTAGCAGCTATCCGACCGAAACGGATAACACCTTTGTATGGAACGGCCAGATAAGCGGTAAGCCCGCACCGGAAGGCAGCTATACGATTCGAGTAACGCCTACCCTGTTTCCCAATAACGGCAATTCGGGACAGGTTGAGGTTGTCAATCCGAATCCGCCGGCGCCCAAAGGCCTGCAGGTTGTTTCAAACCCGGCAAGCGAGAAGCACATCATCCGCGGCATTGCGGAGATCGGCACCAAAGTTGAGCTTAAGATGAAGCGGATTCGGCGGGTAGGCAATAATACGACCGTTGATGACGGCCTGGTGGAGACCTTGGTTTCGGGAATTACGGTTAAGCCCCGAACGTCTCCCTGGGCGATGGACATATCTGCTGACAAGACTTACTTTGGTGAGGGTGTGTTCCCGGAACGGACAGACAACCCGGCCTCAAAATATATCGGGGAGTGGGAAATAGAGGTCAAGCTTCCCGCGTACGAAATTGCGGAGATTCAGGCCTTTGCGGTAAGGGATTTTGACAACAAACGGTCGGCTGGGTCGGAGATGCTTCGTGTGCTTCGTTATCCTGCTCCTTCCTGGGGTATCAACTGGGCCGTTGTAGCCAGCTATTATTATAATGTAATCGAGAAGAACGACATCGTGGGAAAAATCGGCGGGATTGCCAGCTTCAACGGCTTCCCGGTTGAGGACTGCAACGATCAGGTCTGCTACGGCCCAATTGATGAGGGCGTTAATCTGTTGATCATGAAGCCGCAGCAGGCGGGTGAGATCGGGCGTAAAGATGATGAGCGAATAAAAGATGAATTTGCAAACCGAAACGGATATCCGATCTCTGATGCGTTTGACCCGGTTAACCTGGCAACAGGCGACTTTGTTTTCAGACAGACGAACATCAGCGCTCAAGCGGTCATGCCGCTTGACTTGGAGCTTACCTACCACAGCAGGGATAGGTATGACGGTGATTTTGGAGTGGGCTGGCATCATTCCTATGAGCGTAAGCTGGAATTCCGGGAGAACGGCGTGCTGTATGTCGTATCCCCGGAAGGTGCAAGCCATCGCTTCGACCCGCTCGGTGACGGCCATTACGAAGGACCGGACGGCTTATACGATACCCTAGTCCGTAATAGTGACGGTACTTATACGCAGCAAACGCCGGATAGGCTTACCTATACCTATCGCAAAGACGGGAAACTGTACCGTATCGATGATAGTAACGGGAACCGAATTCAACTGTCTTATCATGGCAGCCTGCTCACCGAGATCGCCACAGAGGGCGCGAAGCTTACGCTCACTTACGGATCAGGCGGCAAAATCGTCCGGGTAACCGATCACACGGGCCGACACGCAGACTATGAATACGACGCTATAAATCATGATCTGACGGCGATGATTTTACCGGACGGCGCCAAAATTGCCTATACCTACGATGAGAAGCATCGCATGACAGGCATCAAGAACCCGAATGAAACGTCGGAGCTGCTTAACGAGTACGACGATCAGGACCGGGTTGTGCGGCAGCGGGATTTCGCCGGTGTCTGGGGAGACATTCAATATATTCCTGATTCCAACAAGACGGTAACGACGGATGCGCTTGGCCGGAAGACCGTACACGAGTATGACGAGCGGTACCGTAAAACAGCAGTAACCTATGACGATGGCACGACCGAGCGGTTCCAATACGACAAGAATGATAACATGACTCGGATGACCGACCGCAACGGTTCAGAATATGATTACCAGTATGATGGAAACGGCAATCTCATTCGCGCACAAGACCCGGAAGGCTATCAGACGGAAATCCGCTATAATGCCTTCAATCTTCCAGAGGAGATTGTCGACCCGCTCGGACGTAAGACGGTAATGACCTATGATGGAAAGGGAAATCTCACCGCCATCACCGATGCACTCGGCGGTGTTTCCAAGATCATAGTAAATGATAAGGGAGTTCCGGAATCGATTATTAACGCCAAGGGAGAGACGACATCGATTCAGAACGATCCGCAAGGATTCGCCAGCCTGATTACGGACCCGCTTGGCAACCGGCAGGAGTTGGTTCGTGACCCGCTTCACAGAGTTAACGAGATCGTAGATGCGCTCGGGCACCGGACGAAGCTCCAATACGATCCGAGGGACCGGGTTACGGCGCGCATTGATGCGCTGGGGCATACGGAGCGATATGAGTACGATAAGGACAGCAATCTTATCGGCTATACCGATGCTGCCGGTTCCCGAACCGCATACGTCTACGATAGCTATGCCAGACTGTCGTCTGAGACCGATGCCTTGGGTAACACTACCCATTATTCGTATGATAAGGTCGGAAATATGACCGAACAGACGGATGCGGCAGGCTCGAAGACGGTTTATGAGTATGATTCAAGCAACCGGATCGCGTCCATGACTGATCCGGAGGGGAATGTCAGCACATATGAGTACGATGGCACCGGGAACGTAATTGTCGTCAATCAGCCTAATGACAGCACGATCCGGATTGAATATGACAAACGAAATCTGCCTGTGAAGATGACCGATGCGGCTGGCGGAGTAACCACCTTCAGCTACGATGCGGCAGGCCAACTGACGCAGGAGATTGACCCGCTCGGTCACGCCGTACAGTATGTTTACGACGCATTAGGACGGCTGACAGAGGAGAAGGACGCGCTGGACCAAGTCACGTCCTATGGATATGACGAAGCCGGCCAGTTGGTGCGAACCGTGAAGCCGAATGGTGCGGAGTGGAAACTGGATTACGATGCCAGGGGCATGCTGGTGAAGGTTACCGATCCTCTTGGCCAAACGTCCACAATGAATCGTGACGCATTGGGTCAAGTAACCGGACTTACTGATGAGGCTGGAAAGGTAACGTCTTATGAGTATGACGCGCTTGGCAGGGTAACGAGCCTTGTTGACCCGCTGGGACATGTGACGGAGCTTACCTATGATGCCCGTGGTCAACTGACAGGACTGAAGGATGCCAAAGGGCAGTCGACCCGATATGGCTACGATGCGCTGGGCCGCCTGCTGGAGGTAACGAATGCGCTTGGTCATACCACAGCCTACAAATATGACGCGCTAGGCAATATTACATCTAAAACGGATGCTTTGGGCCGGGCTACAACATATGGTTATAATCGCCGCAGTGAACTGATTCGTGAGGCGGGTCCGCTGGGACGTATAACGGAACTTGCCTACGACAGTATGGGCAACATGACCGGTATTACATCGCCGGATGGTAAGCTGACCAGTTATGCTTATGACAGATTGAGCAGATTGACGGGTATTGCATACCCTGATGGAAAACAAGTCGGTTACGAGTATGACGCTGCCGGCCGCAGAACACGGATGACGGACGAACTGGGAACAACAACGTATGCTTACGATGCCCTGAACCGTCTGACTCAGGTTACAGATTCTAACCAGAGAACGATTAAGTATGACTGGACGGCAACCGGTCAGCGGAGCCGGATCGAATATCCGGACGGCACTTCCGTCTCCTACCAGTATGATCTGCTGGATAGAATGACCGGCGTAACCGATGCTGAGGGCCGGACGACGACCTATGACTACGATGCCCGGGGATTGCTTGTTTCCAAGAAGCTTCCGACTCTGGGAGAGAGCACATACACCTATGACGACGCTGGACAGCTGCTTCAACTGACACACAGCAATCAGTTCCAGAAGGTCATGGAGCAGTTGACGTATTCGTATGATCCTGTCGGCAACCGGATACGGAGTGATCGGAAATCAGATGGCAACGATGAAGAAGATTCTGATGAAACTGACAGTGAGGAACGAATCGTAACGGATTATGCGTATGATGCGCTGAACCAACTGGTAGAGGTGCAGACGAAGAATCCGCAATCCGCCGATCTGCCTGCAATCACTCATTATGAGTATGATGCTGTGGGGAACCGGATGCAGAAGACAAGCCAGTGGGGCGAATTGGCGCAGACGGAATCCTACACCTATGATCAGGCGGATCGTCTGACGGAGCTGGCGACCGATGACGAGATTAATAACTACCAGTATGACCCTCGCGGCAACTTGCTGGAGGTCCTGCAAAAGAGTCTGCAGCTGTCGGAGGTAGAAGGTGATGATGAACATCCTTCGGTAACCGATGATGTTTATGAAGCGCCGTCCGACACGGCTGCTAAGGAGACAGATACTGACCCGCTTCTTGCCGCTAAGGACGCTGAGTCTTGGTCGGAACCGGAAGCCATCGAGCAATATGTATGGAACGGAGCCAACCGGCTGATCCAGCAGACCAATGCCAAAGGCGACATTACCCGCTACGCCTACGACGGCGATGGCAACCGGATGAAGATGACCATCGACTACGCCCATGGCGGAACAGGGAACGGCAACGGAAACGGAAACGGTAAAGGTAATGGTAACGGCAACGGAAACGGGAAAGGTAATAATGGTAACGGCAATGGCAACGGTAATGGTAACAACGGAAACGGTAACGGCAATGGTAACAATGGCAACGGTAACGGTAATGGAAATGGTAATGGTAACGGTAACGGCAATGGGTGGGATAATTGCAAAGTCGTACCGCCGGGCTTCATTCCACCAGGGCTTGCTAAGAAGTGCGGTCAGACGGATGAGGAATATCCGGATCTGCATCCGGGCGGACCGCGGGACGGATGGGAGAAGCAGTACAAGAAAGAGCACTGGGAACTGAACTTCACCAATGACGTCAGTCTGGCGCTGCCTGAGCCTCTCCAGGTCACGGAAGCTGACAGCAGTAAATGGAAAGAGTCGTATGTCTACGGAGCCGGAGGCGAGCGCCTTAGCATGACCTACCTGCCTGCCTACGATGATAACAACGGCTGGGAACCGACGCCTGGAGCCGGCGGAGCTGAACCGGGTGTGCAGCCGAAGACGCTATGGTACATGCAGGATGCGCTTGGCAGCACCTTGGGCCTTGTGGAGAAGGACGGGCGCGTATCCTCCCGCTACCATTACGATGAATTCGGCGTACCGCAGGACGCGAAGAAGTTCGATCTCAACTGGCCGGGGCCGGATAACTTGTTCGGTTACACGGGACTGGGTTATGATTTCGCCAGCAGTAATACGTATGCTAGAGCACGCTACTACGAGCCTGAGATTGGCAGGTTTGTAAGTGAGGATACGTATAGAGGAGATATTTGGAATCCGAAGAGTTTGAATTTGTATACGTATGTGAGCAATAATCCTCTAAGATATGTTGATCCGAGTGGACATACGCCTGGGCTGCCTGGGATGCCAGACTTTAGTTGGGCAACGGATTGGTTATACAAAGATCGAACAGACGAAACGAAGGAAATGGCTGAATATGTGTTGGTTGGTGGCTATAAAATTGCTAAGTTTTTGGTAATTGACGACATTAACACAATTCTTGATCCCGATGCGTCAACATTTGACAAAGTTCTTGCAGGTGCTTCTTTTGTGCCCGTTGGTAAAGCGATAAAAGGTGGAAAGCTAGTAATAAAGCTGGCAACGAAAGAAGGCGTTACAATTGAAAGAGCCGTTGAGAAAACTTCTAAGAATATAAAATATTGGAAGGCAGCAAAACTAGGATGTAATTGTTTCGTTGCGGGGACAAAGGTAAAAACGGACAAAGGGGAGAAAAATATCGAAGACATCAAGGTCGGAGATATGGTTCTCTCAAAGGACGAAACAACTGGTGAGGTAGCTTATAAAGAGGTTACGGCTACGTTTAATCACGAAACGGATGAGATTTACAAGATCCATGTAGGTGGTCAAACAATTGAAGCGACCTTTAATCATCCGTTCTATGTGAAAGACAAAGGGTGGACGTTCGTCAAAGACCTTAAACCAGGTGACTTACTAGTTCAGAGTGACGAGCATACACTCAAGGTAGACAGCATCGAACTGGAACGAAAGCATGTCACGGTTTACAACATGACGGTAGATGACTTCCATACGTATTTCGTTAGCGATCTTGGAATTTGGGTGCATAATACTGGATCATGTAGTGTTATAACTGCAGGGAAAAATTTTAAAGACCATTTCATAAGGCATAAACAGATATTGGAAAATGCACTTGGAACTAAGTATCCTAAATATAAAACTGATAGTGCAAGGTTTTTGGAGGATATCGGTAAAATAATTGATGATGGGACAGTTAAACTTGTTGGTCGGGGTACTTTAAAGAAAGGTGGAGAAGTACTTAATATCTATAGAGGTAATGGAATGACCGTAGTAATAAATCCAAATGGAGAATTTGTAACCTTATTAGAGACAGGAAAAGGTATGGATTTAAGTATCCAGTTTATTCCCTAA